The Saccharomonospora cyanea NA-134 genome includes a region encoding these proteins:
- a CDS encoding copper resistance CopC family protein has translation MRRPLAFVTTLVVALLAMLGAALPASAHNVLVSSNPAEGDELGTAPTEVVLTFDQPVQDADVNEVAVTGPHGDQWAEGTVEVDGATVTAPLRPLGPAGEYVIGYRVLSADGHPVSDEIRFTLTSPGPGEASGAPDSVGPDQRGQGEAAQGDHDQAQSGQPGDAGQDDQAANEDDSSGVPVWVWLAGAAVLLVAGLVLALRMGRSQD, from the coding sequence ATGAGGAGACCACTCGCGTTCGTCACCACCCTCGTGGTGGCGCTGCTCGCGATGCTCGGAGCCGCGCTGCCCGCATCGGCCCACAACGTGCTCGTCTCGTCGAACCCCGCCGAGGGCGACGAGCTCGGCACCGCCCCGACGGAGGTCGTGCTCACGTTCGACCAGCCGGTCCAGGACGCCGACGTCAACGAGGTCGCCGTCACCGGGCCACACGGCGACCAGTGGGCCGAGGGCACCGTCGAGGTCGACGGTGCCACCGTGACCGCGCCGCTGCGGCCGCTCGGCCCCGCGGGCGAGTACGTCATCGGCTACCGCGTGCTCTCCGCCGACGGACACCCGGTGTCGGACGAGATCCGCTTCACCCTCACCTCACCCGGTCCGGGCGAGGCCAGCGGGGCGCCCGACTCCGTGGGCCCCGACCAGAGAGGTCAGGGTGAGGCAGCGCAGGGCGACCACGACCAGGCGCAGTCCGGGCAGCCGGGTGACGCGGGCCAGGACGACCAGGCAGCGAACGAGGACGACTCCTCGGGCGTGCCCGTGTGGGTCTGGCTCGCCGGTGCCGCGGTGCTGCTCGTCGCCGGACTCGTGCTGGCGTTGCGGATGGGCAGGTCGCAGGACTAG
- a CDS encoding YcnI family copper-binding membrane protein, with translation MLSTNRRIARGAVLGAAVTTGMLLAGGIASAHVTANVYGDTPEKGGYGAVVLRVPNEEEKVGTTEVEVTVPAEYGITSARTKPVPGWTAEVTETDDVVTRITWKAEDGHEIAAGTTSYEEFEIVLGALPEDVDTLVLPTSQTYADGKVVKWDQPPAEGTEPERPAPVVELAESSGHGHGTGSEQSAEAGEATGTEADTGTTDDTARWLGGAGLALGALGFGLGIGATLRARKAGRS, from the coding sequence TTGCTGTCGACAAATCGACGTATAGCTCGTGGCGCTGTGCTGGGCGCGGCGGTCACGACGGGCATGCTGCTCGCGGGTGGCATCGCCTCGGCGCACGTGACCGCCAACGTCTACGGGGATACCCCGGAAAAGGGCGGCTACGGGGCCGTCGTGCTGCGGGTACCGAACGAGGAGGAGAAGGTCGGCACCACCGAGGTCGAGGTGACCGTGCCCGCCGAGTACGGCATCACGTCGGCCCGCACCAAACCCGTCCCCGGCTGGACGGCCGAGGTCACCGAGACCGACGACGTGGTCACCAGGATCACGTGGAAGGCCGAGGACGGCCACGAGATCGCGGCGGGAACCACGTCGTACGAGGAGTTCGAGATCGTCCTCGGTGCCCTGCCCGAAGACGTGGACACGCTGGTGCTGCCCACCTCGCAGACCTACGCGGACGGCAAGGTCGTGAAGTGGGACCAGCCGCCGGCCGAGGGCACCGAGCCCGAGCGGCCCGCGCCGGTGGTCGAGCTCGCCGAGTCGTCCGGCCACGGTCACGGCACGGGTTCGGAGCAGTCAGCCGAGGCCGGCGAGGCCACCGGCACCGAAGCCGACACCGGTACCACCGACGACACCGCACGCTGGCTGGGCGGAGCCGGGCTCGCCCTCGGCGCCCTCGGCTTCGGACTCGGCATCGGCGCCACGCTGCGCGCCAGGAAGGCAGGCAGGTCATGA